Proteins found in one Hippopotamus amphibius kiboko isolate mHipAmp2 chromosome 12, mHipAmp2.hap2, whole genome shotgun sequence genomic segment:
- the DEFB116 gene encoding beta-defensin 116, whose protein sequence is MSVMKPCLMTISILLILVHKTPGGLFRSSYDKSQEKPWNPCQLHQGACRNACRKHEIQYLTCLNDEKCCLKFFVQMASSNNMKEDYNSDSNLSVTNPSNYPQI, encoded by the exons ATGTCAGTCATGAAGCCTTGTTTAATGACCATTTCCATCCTTCTGATCCTGGTTCATAAGACTCCAG GTGGCCTGTTCAGATCCTCCTATGACAAAAGCCAAGAAAAGCCTTGGAATCCATGCCAGCTTCACCAAGGGGCATGCCGAAACGCCTGCAGAAAACATGAAATTCAATACTTAACCTGTCTAAATGATGAAAAGTGCTGCCTGAAATTTTTTGTGCAAATGGCCAGTTCTAACAACATGAAGGAGGATTATAACTCCGACTCCAACCTGTCAGTTACAAACCCTTCAAACTATCCTCAAATTTGA